In uncultured Desulfuromonas sp., the genomic stretch GCCTGCCGTCACTGCGTCAGTTGAGTGGCTCATTGCGTCTTTCCATCGCGACCGTCAATACGGCCTATCAGGAACTCGAGCGCAAAGGTCTGGTTGAAGCCCGCCAACGTTCCGGGTTTTTCTGGTGCGGTGAACGCTGCCCGCTGCCGCAACCGCAAGGGGAGGGACAGGTGGATGATCAGCCACGCGGCGTGTCCCGACCGGAGTTGACCCGCGACGTGTTGGATACCGTGGGCTGTACCGACCTGCTGCCGTTCAGCGTCATTTGTCCAGACGTGTCGCTGTTGCCGGGCAAAGCGCTCAGTCGCCTGCTTCAACAACAGATGCGTGAACAGGGCGATCTGATGCTCGGTTACAGCGAGATCAGCGGTGACCGCTGGCTGCGTCAGAAAATTTCCCGTTATGCGGCGGATATGGGGATTCAGGTCGATGCCGATGAGATCATTGTCACCTGTGGCGCTATGGAGGCTCTTTACCTGGCATTGCGCACCCTGACCCGTCCCGGCGACAGCGTTGTCATTGCGTCGCCCACCTACCACTGTTTTTTGCAACTGATTGAAAACTGCGGCTTGCGTGCCATAGAACTGCCGTCCGACCCACAGCGCGGAATTTCACCGCAGCTGTTGGAAAAAGTTCTCCAACGCCAGCCGGTGAGTGCCTGTATTTTGTGCGGCAACTTTAACAATCCGGACGGTAGTCAGCTCAGTGATGCCGACAAACAGCAGATTGTCGAGCTGCTTGCCCGTCATGATGTGCCTTTGGTTGAAGACGATGTAGCGGGCGATCTTTACTTCGGCGAACAGCGTCCCTCAACCTTTAAAAGTTATGACCGAAACAACCGGGTACTGCACTGTAACTCATTTTCCAAGACCCTGGCCCCGGGATTCCGGGTTGGCTGGCTGTTGCCGGCGCGCTATTATGATCGGGCGCTGGAGATGAAATATACCACCAAT encodes the following:
- a CDS encoding PLP-dependent aminotransferase family protein, whose product is MSDGPFRYQKVEDYIRSMAQRGTLTVGQRLPSLRQLSGSLRLSIATVNTAYQELERKGLVEARQRSGFFWCGERCPLPQPQGEGQVDDQPRGVSRPELTRDVLDTVGCTDLLPFSVICPDVSLLPGKALSRLLQQQMREQGDLMLGYSEISGDRWLRQKISRYAADMGIQVDADEIIVTCGAMEALYLALRTLTRPGDSVVIASPTYHCFLQLIENCGLRAIELPSDPQRGISPQLLEKVLQRQPVSACILCGNFNNPDGSQLSDADKQQIVELLARHDVPLVEDDVAGDLYFGEQRPSTFKSYDRNNRVLHCNSFSKTLAPGFRVGWLLPARYYDRALEMKYTTNVSCATPTQRTVAAYLDAGYHTRHLRRLRHSLATSMHAMLQALGRTFPDGTRVTRPAGGSVLWLELPQRLDGVDFFLRAKQQGIAVAPGAIFTTQDCYGHFIRLSYSGVWNDCFERGVEHLGRLAGEMMDEQ